In one Arachis duranensis cultivar V14167 chromosome 9, aradu.V14167.gnm2.J7QH, whole genome shotgun sequence genomic region, the following are encoded:
- the LOC107465093 gene encoding transcription factor PIF3 isoform X1 translates to MPLYELYRLSREKLDEEINGTRATDQSRSSSRPEKDFFELIWENGNILTTQGQSSRAKKSPPRRSLPSHCLPSHSPKGRDRDAGYVNNPRVGKSGDLDTGLNEISMSVPSTEVDLGHDDDVIPWLDYTMDGSLQNEYGSNFLHELSGVTDQDLPSNHFSLVDKSSGNQVFRDSHKNSAEQSNFSSVSSTGVDETTRPKASTVESYLPSSFISVRPRVSDVTANNTSNAMLHPPVTEIPSSSSDFSSLKMQKQDQVIPSNGSSVMNFSHFARPAAIVRANLQNIGLKSVSSSTRSENVESMNKGAVVPSSNLPESTLADSCSECPKVLMGNNEKAVEQSRDDLKLLESKSLEQNIAGSKQLDPTCKEKAIKIDQTSNRVLGETATNTQIAAERSTELVVASSSVGSGNCADRGSDDPIQNLKRKNRDTEDSEWHSDDVEEESVGVKKAAAGRGASGSKRSRAAEVHNLSERRRRDRINEKMRALQELIPNCNKVDKASMLDEAIEYLKTLQLQVQMMSMGAGLYMHPMMLPHGMQHMHAPHLAPFSPMAYGMQMGLGMGYGMAMPDMNGVSSRFPMVQVPQMQGTHVPVAQMSGPTAMVRSNTQGFGVPGQGFPLPLPRAPLFPFSGGPVMNSSSALGLRPCGTTGLSQTADLASTSGLKDPSPNTDSLVKQSTGGGGCDSTSQMPIQCEAAATTVGFEQSSMVHNSSHTSEANDSGTLNPDKEDNNLVTGYDD, encoded by the exons ATGCCTCTGTATGAGTTATACCGGCTTTCTAGAGAGAAGCTTGATGAAGAGATTAATGGCACACGTGCAACTGATCAGTCTCGATCTTCCTC CAGGCCTGAGAAGGATTTTTTCGAGCTAATTTGGGAAAACGGCAACATTTTGACAACGCAGGGTCAGTCTAGTAGAGCTAAGAAGAGTCCACCTCGCCGGAGCTTACCATCTCACTGCTTGCCATCTCACAGTCCCAAGGGTAGAGACAGAGATGCAGGGTATGTTAACAATCCAAGGGTAGGGAAGTCTGGTGATTTAGACACCGGATTGAATGAAATTTCGATGTCAGTGCCGTCGACTGAAGTGGATTTGGGTCATGATGATGATGTCATACCTTGGTTGGATTATACAATGGATGGCTCTTTGCAGAATGAGTATGGTTCTAATTTCTTACATGAACTATCCGGGGTCACGGATCAAGACTTGCCCTCAAATCATTTTTCGCTTGTGGATAAAAGTAGTGGTAATCAGGTATTTAGGGACTCTCATAAGAATTCTGCAGAGCAAAGCAACTTTTCCAGTGTTTCTTCGACCGGCGTAGATGAGACAACTAGACCTAAAGCTAGCACGGTTGAATCATACCTGCCATCATCATTCATTTCAGTTAGACCAAGAGTATCGGATGTTACTGCGAACAATACCAGTAATGCAATGCTTCATCCACCAGTTACTGAGATTCCTTCTTCATCGAGTGATTTTTCGAGCTTAAAGATGCAGAAGCAAGATCAAGTTATTCCTAGCAATGGTTCATCTGTTATGAATTTCTCCCATTTCGCAAGGCCTGCCGCCATCGTGAGAGCTAATCTTCAGAACATTGGATTGAAGTCTGTTTCGTCTTCAACAAGATCTGAAAATGTGGAAAGTATGAATAAAGGTGCTGTTGTACCTAGCAGTAATCTTCCAGAATCAACTCTTGCCGATTCATGTAGTGAATGTCCAAAGGTTCTAATGGGGAACAATGAGAAGGCTGTGGAACAATCCAGGGATGATTTGAAACTGTTGGAGTCAAAATCTCTCGAACAGAACATTGCCGGTTCTAAACAATTAGACCCTACTTGCAAAGAGAAAGCCATTAAAATTGATCAAACTTCCAACCGAGTTCTTGGTGAAACTGCCACTAACACACAGATAGCTGCTGAAAGAAGTACGGAGCTGGTGGTAGCCTCTTCCTCTGTTGGCTCTGGCAACTGTGCAGACAGAGGTTCAGACGATCCAATTCAAAATTTGAAGCGGAAAAATCGAGACACTGAGGACTCTGAATGGCATAGTGAT GATGTTGAGGAAGAATCAGTGGGTGTTAAAAAAGCAGCTGCTGGGCGTGGAGCTTCGGGTTCCAAGAGAAGTCGTGCTGCTGAAGTGCATAATCTTTCTGAAAGG AGGCGAAGAGATAGGATCAACGAGAAGATGCGTGCATTACAAGAACTCATACCCAATTGCAATAAG GTGGATAAAGCTTCAATGCTGGATGAGGCTATTGAGTATCTTAAAACACTTCAGCTCCAAGTTCAA ATGATGTCAATGGGAGCCGGTTTGTATATGCATCCGATGATGTTGCCACATGGAATGCAGCACATGCATGCACCACACTTGGCTCCTTTTTCGCCTATGGCCTATGGAATGCAAATGGGATTGGGTATGGGATATGGCATGGCTATGCCTGATATGAATGGTGTATCATCTCGATTCCCAATGGTTCAGGTTCCCCAAATGCAAGGAACTCATGTCCCTGTTGCACAAATGTCTGGACCTACTGCAATGGTTAGATCAAATACTCAAGGGTTCGGGGTTCCAGGTCAGGGATTTCCCTTGCCACTCCCTCGTGCACCCTTATTTCCTTTCTCGGGAGGGCCGGTTATGAACTCATCGTCGGCTTTGGGATTACGTCCTTGTGGAACAACAGGGCTTAGTCAAACTGCGGATCTGGCGTCAACATCTGGCTTAAAGGACCCTTCGCCAAATACGGATTCACTAGTAAAGCAAAGTACTGGTGGTGGCGGCTGCGACTCAACTAGTCAGATGCCTATCCAG TGTGAAGCAGCAGCAACAACTGTTGGATTTGAACAGTCATCAATGGTACATAATAGCAGCCATACCTCTGAGGCTAATGACAGTGGAACTCTTAATCCTGACAAAGAAGATAATAACCTTGTGACTG GTTATGATGATTGA
- the LOC107465093 gene encoding transcription factor PIF3 isoform X2 — MPLYELYRLSREKLDEEINGTRATDQSRSSSPEKDFFELIWENGNILTTQGQSSRAKKSPPRRSLPSHCLPSHSPKGRDRDAGYVNNPRVGKSGDLDTGLNEISMSVPSTEVDLGHDDDVIPWLDYTMDGSLQNEYGSNFLHELSGVTDQDLPSNHFSLVDKSSGNQVFRDSHKNSAEQSNFSSVSSTGVDETTRPKASTVESYLPSSFISVRPRVSDVTANNTSNAMLHPPVTEIPSSSSDFSSLKMQKQDQVIPSNGSSVMNFSHFARPAAIVRANLQNIGLKSVSSSTRSENVESMNKGAVVPSSNLPESTLADSCSECPKVLMGNNEKAVEQSRDDLKLLESKSLEQNIAGSKQLDPTCKEKAIKIDQTSNRVLGETATNTQIAAERSTELVVASSSVGSGNCADRGSDDPIQNLKRKNRDTEDSEWHSDDVEEESVGVKKAAAGRGASGSKRSRAAEVHNLSERRRRDRINEKMRALQELIPNCNKVDKASMLDEAIEYLKTLQLQVQMMSMGAGLYMHPMMLPHGMQHMHAPHLAPFSPMAYGMQMGLGMGYGMAMPDMNGVSSRFPMVQVPQMQGTHVPVAQMSGPTAMVRSNTQGFGVPGQGFPLPLPRAPLFPFSGGPVMNSSSALGLRPCGTTGLSQTADLASTSGLKDPSPNTDSLVKQSTGGGGCDSTSQMPIQCEAAATTVGFEQSSMVHNSSHTSEANDSGTLNPDKEDNNLVTGYDD, encoded by the exons ATGCCTCTGTATGAGTTATACCGGCTTTCTAGAGAGAAGCTTGATGAAGAGATTAATGGCACACGTGCAACTGATCAGTCTCGATCTTCCTC GCCTGAGAAGGATTTTTTCGAGCTAATTTGGGAAAACGGCAACATTTTGACAACGCAGGGTCAGTCTAGTAGAGCTAAGAAGAGTCCACCTCGCCGGAGCTTACCATCTCACTGCTTGCCATCTCACAGTCCCAAGGGTAGAGACAGAGATGCAGGGTATGTTAACAATCCAAGGGTAGGGAAGTCTGGTGATTTAGACACCGGATTGAATGAAATTTCGATGTCAGTGCCGTCGACTGAAGTGGATTTGGGTCATGATGATGATGTCATACCTTGGTTGGATTATACAATGGATGGCTCTTTGCAGAATGAGTATGGTTCTAATTTCTTACATGAACTATCCGGGGTCACGGATCAAGACTTGCCCTCAAATCATTTTTCGCTTGTGGATAAAAGTAGTGGTAATCAGGTATTTAGGGACTCTCATAAGAATTCTGCAGAGCAAAGCAACTTTTCCAGTGTTTCTTCGACCGGCGTAGATGAGACAACTAGACCTAAAGCTAGCACGGTTGAATCATACCTGCCATCATCATTCATTTCAGTTAGACCAAGAGTATCGGATGTTACTGCGAACAATACCAGTAATGCAATGCTTCATCCACCAGTTACTGAGATTCCTTCTTCATCGAGTGATTTTTCGAGCTTAAAGATGCAGAAGCAAGATCAAGTTATTCCTAGCAATGGTTCATCTGTTATGAATTTCTCCCATTTCGCAAGGCCTGCCGCCATCGTGAGAGCTAATCTTCAGAACATTGGATTGAAGTCTGTTTCGTCTTCAACAAGATCTGAAAATGTGGAAAGTATGAATAAAGGTGCTGTTGTACCTAGCAGTAATCTTCCAGAATCAACTCTTGCCGATTCATGTAGTGAATGTCCAAAGGTTCTAATGGGGAACAATGAGAAGGCTGTGGAACAATCCAGGGATGATTTGAAACTGTTGGAGTCAAAATCTCTCGAACAGAACATTGCCGGTTCTAAACAATTAGACCCTACTTGCAAAGAGAAAGCCATTAAAATTGATCAAACTTCCAACCGAGTTCTTGGTGAAACTGCCACTAACACACAGATAGCTGCTGAAAGAAGTACGGAGCTGGTGGTAGCCTCTTCCTCTGTTGGCTCTGGCAACTGTGCAGACAGAGGTTCAGACGATCCAATTCAAAATTTGAAGCGGAAAAATCGAGACACTGAGGACTCTGAATGGCATAGTGAT GATGTTGAGGAAGAATCAGTGGGTGTTAAAAAAGCAGCTGCTGGGCGTGGAGCTTCGGGTTCCAAGAGAAGTCGTGCTGCTGAAGTGCATAATCTTTCTGAAAGG AGGCGAAGAGATAGGATCAACGAGAAGATGCGTGCATTACAAGAACTCATACCCAATTGCAATAAG GTGGATAAAGCTTCAATGCTGGATGAGGCTATTGAGTATCTTAAAACACTTCAGCTCCAAGTTCAA ATGATGTCAATGGGAGCCGGTTTGTATATGCATCCGATGATGTTGCCACATGGAATGCAGCACATGCATGCACCACACTTGGCTCCTTTTTCGCCTATGGCCTATGGAATGCAAATGGGATTGGGTATGGGATATGGCATGGCTATGCCTGATATGAATGGTGTATCATCTCGATTCCCAATGGTTCAGGTTCCCCAAATGCAAGGAACTCATGTCCCTGTTGCACAAATGTCTGGACCTACTGCAATGGTTAGATCAAATACTCAAGGGTTCGGGGTTCCAGGTCAGGGATTTCCCTTGCCACTCCCTCGTGCACCCTTATTTCCTTTCTCGGGAGGGCCGGTTATGAACTCATCGTCGGCTTTGGGATTACGTCCTTGTGGAACAACAGGGCTTAGTCAAACTGCGGATCTGGCGTCAACATCTGGCTTAAAGGACCCTTCGCCAAATACGGATTCACTAGTAAAGCAAAGTACTGGTGGTGGCGGCTGCGACTCAACTAGTCAGATGCCTATCCAG TGTGAAGCAGCAGCAACAACTGTTGGATTTGAACAGTCATCAATGGTACATAATAGCAGCCATACCTCTGAGGCTAATGACAGTGGAACTCTTAATCCTGACAAAGAAGATAATAACCTTGTGACTG GTTATGATGATTGA
- the LOC107465093 gene encoding transcription factor PIF3 isoform X3 — translation MSVPSTEVDLGHDDDVIPWLDYTMDGSLQNEYGSNFLHELSGVTDQDLPSNHFSLVDKSSGNQVFRDSHKNSAEQSNFSSVSSTGVDETTRPKASTVESYLPSSFISVRPRVSDVTANNTSNAMLHPPVTEIPSSSSDFSSLKMQKQDQVIPSNGSSVMNFSHFARPAAIVRANLQNIGLKSVSSSTRSENVESMNKGAVVPSSNLPESTLADSCSECPKVLMGNNEKAVEQSRDDLKLLESKSLEQNIAGSKQLDPTCKEKAIKIDQTSNRVLGETATNTQIAAERSTELVVASSSVGSGNCADRGSDDPIQNLKRKNRDTEDSEWHSDDVEEESVGVKKAAAGRGASGSKRSRAAEVHNLSERRRRDRINEKMRALQELIPNCNKVDKASMLDEAIEYLKTLQLQVQMMSMGAGLYMHPMMLPHGMQHMHAPHLAPFSPMAYGMQMGLGMGYGMAMPDMNGVSSRFPMVQVPQMQGTHVPVAQMSGPTAMVRSNTQGFGVPGQGFPLPLPRAPLFPFSGGPVMNSSSALGLRPCGTTGLSQTADLASTSGLKDPSPNTDSLVKQSTGGGGCDSTSQMPIQCEAAATTVGFEQSSMVHNSSHTSEANDSGTLNPDKEDNNLVTGYDD, via the exons ATGTCAGTGCCGTCGACTGAAGTGGATTTGGGTCATGATGATGATGTCATACCTTGGTTGGATTATACAATGGATGGCTCTTTGCAGAATGAGTATGGTTCTAATTTCTTACATGAACTATCCGGGGTCACGGATCAAGACTTGCCCTCAAATCATTTTTCGCTTGTGGATAAAAGTAGTGGTAATCAGGTATTTAGGGACTCTCATAAGAATTCTGCAGAGCAAAGCAACTTTTCCAGTGTTTCTTCGACCGGCGTAGATGAGACAACTAGACCTAAAGCTAGCACGGTTGAATCATACCTGCCATCATCATTCATTTCAGTTAGACCAAGAGTATCGGATGTTACTGCGAACAATACCAGTAATGCAATGCTTCATCCACCAGTTACTGAGATTCCTTCTTCATCGAGTGATTTTTCGAGCTTAAAGATGCAGAAGCAAGATCAAGTTATTCCTAGCAATGGTTCATCTGTTATGAATTTCTCCCATTTCGCAAGGCCTGCCGCCATCGTGAGAGCTAATCTTCAGAACATTGGATTGAAGTCTGTTTCGTCTTCAACAAGATCTGAAAATGTGGAAAGTATGAATAAAGGTGCTGTTGTACCTAGCAGTAATCTTCCAGAATCAACTCTTGCCGATTCATGTAGTGAATGTCCAAAGGTTCTAATGGGGAACAATGAGAAGGCTGTGGAACAATCCAGGGATGATTTGAAACTGTTGGAGTCAAAATCTCTCGAACAGAACATTGCCGGTTCTAAACAATTAGACCCTACTTGCAAAGAGAAAGCCATTAAAATTGATCAAACTTCCAACCGAGTTCTTGGTGAAACTGCCACTAACACACAGATAGCTGCTGAAAGAAGTACGGAGCTGGTGGTAGCCTCTTCCTCTGTTGGCTCTGGCAACTGTGCAGACAGAGGTTCAGACGATCCAATTCAAAATTTGAAGCGGAAAAATCGAGACACTGAGGACTCTGAATGGCATAGTGAT GATGTTGAGGAAGAATCAGTGGGTGTTAAAAAAGCAGCTGCTGGGCGTGGAGCTTCGGGTTCCAAGAGAAGTCGTGCTGCTGAAGTGCATAATCTTTCTGAAAGG AGGCGAAGAGATAGGATCAACGAGAAGATGCGTGCATTACAAGAACTCATACCCAATTGCAATAAG GTGGATAAAGCTTCAATGCTGGATGAGGCTATTGAGTATCTTAAAACACTTCAGCTCCAAGTTCAA ATGATGTCAATGGGAGCCGGTTTGTATATGCATCCGATGATGTTGCCACATGGAATGCAGCACATGCATGCACCACACTTGGCTCCTTTTTCGCCTATGGCCTATGGAATGCAAATGGGATTGGGTATGGGATATGGCATGGCTATGCCTGATATGAATGGTGTATCATCTCGATTCCCAATGGTTCAGGTTCCCCAAATGCAAGGAACTCATGTCCCTGTTGCACAAATGTCTGGACCTACTGCAATGGTTAGATCAAATACTCAAGGGTTCGGGGTTCCAGGTCAGGGATTTCCCTTGCCACTCCCTCGTGCACCCTTATTTCCTTTCTCGGGAGGGCCGGTTATGAACTCATCGTCGGCTTTGGGATTACGTCCTTGTGGAACAACAGGGCTTAGTCAAACTGCGGATCTGGCGTCAACATCTGGCTTAAAGGACCCTTCGCCAAATACGGATTCACTAGTAAAGCAAAGTACTGGTGGTGGCGGCTGCGACTCAACTAGTCAGATGCCTATCCAG TGTGAAGCAGCAGCAACAACTGTTGGATTTGAACAGTCATCAATGGTACATAATAGCAGCCATACCTCTGAGGCTAATGACAGTGGAACTCTTAATCCTGACAAAGAAGATAATAACCTTGTGACTG GTTATGATGATTGA